A part of Acropora palmata chromosome 8, jaAcrPala1.3, whole genome shotgun sequence genomic DNA contains:
- the LOC141890544 gene encoding TNF receptor-associated factor 4-like, which produces MMAAGGVPLLGGYDYDFIDELPNDWECLVCQLPLKNPVQIEKCGHRLCEICAATILRSATPQCPADREPISRERIFSDVACHRKILDAQVKCPNQECSWIGELRDVKKHGESCSFQLVQCINAGCQEKVIRKDFIEHMENTCLWSIMQCAFCDHCFPKLEKKSHNDACLRFPVECSNKCGLKNIPREELEHHIEMVCPLTVIMCEYSAIGCPIKFQRRESKAHLDAMKDLHLQLACRGLVTMSKTIAEQAEKISLLEERMERLQHSPFVWKISNFSAVMEAARTNQQRVIVSDSFYSSKNGYKFVLELYPDGYLAENNEEDEKVDFMSIYLRVLVGEYDGRLVWPFKYTVVISLLDLNEFAKKRKHLSQEVQFSETEGLPRPYQGTVEPACGLWKFVLHSDLYSGSYIKDDTIFIKVVFSEQRERLFSN; this is translated from the exons ATGATGGCGGCTGGCGGAGTACCTCTACTCGGAGGTTACGATTACGACTTTATTGATGAACTTCCTAATGATTGGGAATGTTTGGTGTGCCAATTACCGCTTAAGAACCCCGTTCAGATCGAGAAATGTGGTCACAGGCTCTGTGAGATATGTGCTGCAACAATACTAAG ATCTGCAACACCTCAGTGTCCAGCGGACAGAGAGCCAATATCGCGAGAAAGG attTTCTCAGATGTCGCCTGTCATCGTAAAATATTGGACGCGCAGGTTAAATGTCCCAATCAAGAATGTTCGTGGATCGGAGAACTCAGAGATGTCAAG AAACACGGAGAGAGTTGTTCATTTCAGCTGGTGCAGTGCATTAACGCTGGTTGCCAGGAAAAAGTGATTCGGAAGGATTTCATTGAACATATGGAGAATACATGTCTGTGGTCCATCATGCAATGCGCCTTCTGTGATCATTGCTTTCCTAAACTTGAGAAAAAG TCACACAACGATGCATGCCTCAGGTTCCCAGTAGAATGCAGTAACAAATGTGGATTAAAGAACATTCCAAGAGAGGAG CTTGAACATCACATTGAAATGGTATGTCCGCTGACCGTGATCATGTGTGAATACAGTGCCATTGGCTGTCCCATAAAG TTTCAGAGGCGCGAAAGTAAAGCTCACCTTGATGCTATGAAAGATTTGCACCTTCAGCTCGCTTGCAGGGGACTTGTAACTATGTCCAAGACGATCGCAGAACAAGCTGAGAAAATATCACTCTTGGAAGAAAGGATGGAACGTCTGCAACATTCTCCATTCGTATGGAAAATATCTAACTTTTCAGCAGTCATGGAGGCTGCTCGGACAAACCAACAAAGAGTAATAGTTAGCGATTCTTTTTATTCATCCAAAAATGGTTACAAGTTTGTCCTGGAGCTCTACCCAGATGGTTACCTCGCAGAGAATAATGAAGAAGATGAAAAGGTTGATTTCATGTCGATATATCTTCGGGTTCTGGTCGGAGAATATGACGGTCGTCTTGTGTGGCCCTTTAAATACACTGTCGTTATTTCTTTACTTGATCTAAACGAGTTtgctaagaaaagaaaacatttaagTCAAGAGGTTCAATTTTCGGAAACCGAGGGGCTTCCAAGGCCATATCAAGGAACCGTAGAACCTGCCTGTGGTTTATGGAAGTTCGTACTCCATTCGGACTTGTATTCTGGCTCATATATCAAAGATGATACGATTTTCATCAAGGTAGTGTTTTCGGAGCAGAGGGAAAGgttattttcaaactaa